In Pyramidobacter piscolens W5455, the genomic window GGAGAGCCCCCGCATCGCCCAGCATTTCGAGCACTTCCATCAACCCGGCGAGCCAGACGAACCACACCGCGTCGAAGACTTCGCGCCGGAACACGCGCGGCGTCACGACGTATTCCCGCGGCTCCTCAAAGAGCGAAAGGCGGGGGACGAAGCGCGGCACGGCCGCCATGTAGCGCCGGTAATCGTCGCCGAAGCGCGCCAGCAAGTCCTTTTCTTCGGACAGAATCACGCCCGGATACGTCAGCGCGAACGCCGCGGCGACGCCCAGCGCCAGCGTCGCCGATTCAGTGCAGCAGCCCACGCCGACGGCGCCGAGAAAGCTGAAGAAGTACAGCGGATTGCGGCAGAGCGAATAAGGGCCCTTGTCGATCAAGCGGTCCGCCTTGTATCCGGCGATATACTGCGCGCACCAGATCCGCCCCACGGCCCCCAGCCCGGCCAAAAAACAGCCCGCGGCGAACATCGCCTCGGCCGCAGCCGGAAACGAAAGCTCCAGTTTCTTCCCCGAAAAGGCGCACAGCCCCACGAAAAAAACGCCGGCCAGCTGCGACAGCCTGGTCCGATAACGAACGAAGAATTCCAAGAACGCCACCCCTTTATCCCATTCGGTTCGCCACCGCACGGCCCGCTTTATGAATCTTCCCGGCGGCGCCGCGCGAAAAAAACGACGGCGAAGGCAGCGAAGCCTTTTGTACGCCGCGTTTCCCTCTCCCGAAGGATATCGTCATGATTTTTTTGCGGGAAAGCCTCCGCCCTTTCCTTTCAGGCAGAGATTGTACGCCCGGGATCTAACGCCCTTCTTAGCGAATTCTAAACAATTCCTAAACGCTCCCTCGCGCCGCCGCGTAAAAAAATCCCTTCCGCTTCTGTCCGGCACGTGCCGGATCAAAGCGGAAGGGATTTTTTTCGGAGCTTCGGGCTAATCGGCCGTAAAGCGATAGCCCGCGCCCCAGACCGTTTCGATATATTCGGGGCGGGAAGGGTCCTTCTCGATCTTGTCGCGGATGCGGTTGACGTGCACTGTGACGGTAGCCGCGTCGCCAGGGTGATCTTCGCCCCAAATGCGCTCGAACAGCGTCTCGCGGGAAAAAACGATATCGGGATTGGCGGCGAGGAACAGGAGCAGTTCGTACTCCCGCCGCGCCAGCGCCACCTCGCGCCCGCCGACGAACACGCGGCGCGAAAGGGGCAGG contains:
- a CDS encoding methyltransferase family protein, whose protein sequence is MEFFVRYRTRLSQLAGVFFVGLCAFSGKKLELSFPAAAEAMFAAGCFLAGLGAVGRIWCAQYIAGYKADRLIDKGPYSLCRNPLYFFSFLGAVGVGCCTESATLALGVAAAFALTYPGVILSEEKDLLARFGDDYRRYMAAVPRFVPRLSLFEEPREYVVTPRVFRREVFDAVWFVWLAGLMEVLEMLGDAGALPKLFWIY